The window GCTGCCCAGGAACTTGCTTTCACCCTTGCAGACGGATTTGCATACATTGAAGCCTGCATGGAAAGAGGAATGGACGTTGATAATTTTGCACCACGTCTGTCGTATTTCTTCAATGCACATCTTGATTTTTTTGAGGAAATTGCAAAATATCGTGCTGCGAGAAGAATTTATGCTAGGAGGATGAAAGAAAAGTACGGTGCTAAAAATCCACGCTCATGGTGGCTTAGATTTCATACCCAAACTGCTGGCTGTTCCTTAACTGCTCAGCAACCTGAAAATAATATCATTCGCACTGCGTATGAAGCATTAGCCGGAGTCTTGGGAGGTACACAATCGCTTCACACAAACTCAATGGATGAAACGCTGGCTCTTCCAAGTGAAAAAGCTGTAAAGATTGCTCTTCGAACTCAACAAATCATTGCTTATGAAACAGGTGTTATAAATACAATCGATCCTCTTGGAGGAAGTTATTATATTGAAGCGTTGACAAACAGACTTGAAGAAGAAGCAAATAACTATTTTGAGCAAATCGATTCATTAGGAGGTGTGATCCCCGCAATTGAAATTGGTTTCTTCCAAAAAGAGATTGCCAATGCTGCATATCGATATCAAAAGGAAATTGAAGCGAAGAAGCGAATTATTGTTGGTATAAATGATTTTGTTGAGGAAAAAGAGAAAATCGATATCCCGATTCTCTACATCTCCCCTGAAGTCGAGAAAAAACAAAAAATGGAATTAGCAGATATAAAGCAAAACAGAAGTCATGAAACAGTTACAGCAAAACTCGAGAATCTGAATTATACAGCCAAGAATGATAAAAATCTTATGCCTTATATTTTAGATTGTGCCAGAAACTATGTTACTCTTGGCGAAATGTGTGATGAACTAAAAGAAGTCTTCGGTGTTTACGAAGAAAGTGTTGTATTTTAGTAATATGAGCAGTGTAATTAGATTAATACGGGTTAAGCAGTGGATAAAGAATCTATTTCTTTTTGCTCCGCTCGTATTCTCTCAGCATCTTTTTGAAAGTGATTACTTCGCTAAAGTATTAATTGGATTTATAACATTTTGCTTTCTGTCAAGTGCGGTCTATATTTTGAACGATATTGCTGATGCAGATAGTGATCGCAGACATCCCATAAAGAAATATCGCCCCATTGCATCAGGTGAGATAAAAATACCGATCGCACTATTACTCGCGGTTTTGTTAATTTTTCTTGTTGTAGTCTCAGCAGTCAATCAGAATTATAAATTCAACTTAGCTCTCTTTTCATATTTGGGTGTTAACATCGCCTATACTTATAAATTTAAAAATGTTGTACTGCTTGATATTTTTTCCATTGCTTTTGGATTTATGGTGCGGATTATCGCAGGAGCTTGGGTAGTTAACATCGAAGTTTCGAGTTGGTTAATACTCTGTACTCTTTTTCTCTCTTTATTCCTTGCAATCACAAAAAGAAGAAGCGAAATTACTCTTGTTGAAGAACAAAATCTGAATGACACGAGAAAAGTTCTTTCGGATTATTCAGTTGCATTTGCAGACCAGATGGCAACAATTGTGGCATCCGGAGCTGTGATTTCTTATGCTTTGTATACTGTATCTGAAAGAACAAGGGAGACATTCAATACTGAATCCTTAATTTTCACTACTCCGTTTGTAGTGTTCGGAATTTTTCGGTATTTGTATTTAGTGCATAAAAAAAATCTCGGAGAAAATCCGACAGCCGTTGTTACCACCGATCTGCCAATGATAATTAATCTTTTTCTCTGGCTCTTGTCAGCAATTCTAATTATTTATAAAACGAGTTTTGATGTAAACCTATGAAAAAAGTTTTTATTCTTTTCAGTGTTATCACATTTTTTGGTTGCACAGCGACAAAGCATGAAACCTCAAATCCGTTAAAAATTGGATTTCAAATTCAAAATCTTTGG is drawn from Ignavibacteria bacterium and contains these coding sequences:
- a CDS encoding methylmalonyl-CoA mutase; the protein is MKNNEKHNQQKMKWKDEAEKMKTIDITFDSISGNKNELLYSPEDIRHMDYEKDLNLPGEYPYTRGIHKNMYRGKLWTMRQFAGFGSPEDTNNRFKYLLAHGQTGLSVAFDLPTLMGWDADAELAQGEVGICGVAISSLKDMEKLFNQIPLGEVSTSMTINSPAAMIFAFYLAVAEKQGVKFSKLRGTLQNDILKEYIAQKEYIFPPNPSMRIIVDMIEFCAKEVPQWNPVSISGYHIREAGSTAAQELAFTLADGFAYIEACMERGMDVDNFAPRLSYFFNAHLDFFEEIAKYRAARRIYARRMKEKYGAKNPRSWWLRFHTQTAGCSLTAQQPENNIIRTAYEALAGVLGGTQSLHTNSMDETLALPSEKAVKIALRTQQIIAYETGVINTIDPLGGSYYIEALTNRLEEEANNYFEQIDSLGGVIPAIEIGFFQKEIANAAYRYQKEIEAKKRIIVGINDFVEEKEKIDIPILYISPEVEKKQKMELADIKQNRSHETVTAKLENLNYTAKNDKNLMPYILDCARNYVTLGEMCDELKEVFGVYEESVVF
- a CDS encoding decaprenyl-phosphate phosphoribosyltransferase; translation: MSSVIRLIRVKQWIKNLFLFAPLVFSQHLFESDYFAKVLIGFITFCFLSSAVYILNDIADADSDRRHPIKKYRPIASGEIKIPIALLLAVLLIFLVVVSAVNQNYKFNLALFSYLGVNIAYTYKFKNVVLLDIFSIAFGFMVRIIAGAWVVNIEVSSWLILCTLFLSLFLAITKRRSEITLVEEQNLNDTRKVLSDYSVAFADQMATIVASGAVISYALYTVSERTRETFNTESLIFTTPFVVFGIFRYLYLVHKKNLGENPTAVVTTDLPMIINLFLWLLSAILIIYKTSFDVNL